One part of the Humulus lupulus chromosome 9, drHumLupu1.1, whole genome shotgun sequence genome encodes these proteins:
- the LOC133799754 gene encoding uncharacterized mitochondrial protein AtMg00810-like gives MYKKKEKEKPVDKGMYQRLVGKLIYLSHTRLDIAFAVSLVSQNMDNPLKEHLEAVYKVLRYLKKTPRKGLLFRKNGEKGIEAFTDVDWVGSIDDRRSLFGYCIMEWGNLVTWRSKKQHILSRSCVEAELKALAHRVCELIWIKRVL, from the coding sequence ATGTACAAgaagaaagaaaaggagaaaCCTGTAGACAAAGGGATGTATCAAAGACTAGTGGGAAAATTGATCTATTTGTCTCACACTAGACTTGACATTGCCTTTGCAGTTAGCTTGGTCAGTCAGAACATGGACAACCCTTTAAAAGAACACTTGGAGGCAGTTTACAAGGTATTACGGTATCTAAAGAAGACACCTAGAAAAGGTCTGTTGTTcagaaaaaatggagaaaaagGCATAGAAGCTTTCACTGATGTAGACTGGGTAGGTTCAATTGATGATAGAAGATCATTATTTGGATATTGTATCATGGAATGGGGAAACCTTGTTACTTGGAGAAGTAAGAAACAACATATTCTCTCAAGAAGCTGTGTTGAAGCTGAGCTTAAAGCTCTTGCTCACAGGGTATGTGAATTGATCTGGATCAAACGAGTTCTTTGA